The sequence below is a genomic window from Acetivibrio clariflavus DSM 19732.
ATTCAAGCAGGAAGAGAAGTACGTATTATGGTTAAAGCCGATGAAGTACAGGATAATGAGATTCCTTTGATTGCAAGGGACATTGTTAAGAGAATTGAAAATGAACTGGATTATCCAGGACAAATTAAAGTAAATGTTATAAGAGAAACAAGATATATTGAGTATGCAAAATAATTATATTTTGATATAATTGGTATAAAAAGCGTGATAACACGCTTTTTATGCTTATATGGGACTTTTTGGGTCTGCTTATTAGAATGGAGGATTTTCAGCTTTGAACATTTTGTTTATTGGTGATATTGTAGGCAATCCGGGAAGGAAAGCAGCAAAAGAGATGATACAAAAATTAAAGAAGGAGAGAAATATTGATTTTTGTATAGCTAACGGTGAGAATTCTGCCGGAGGAAGCGGTATTACTTATGTTGTAGCTCAAGAGCTATATAAATCAGGAGTTGATGTAATTACCTTAGGAAACCATACTTGGTCAAAAAGGGAGATTACAAACTTTATTGATTCGGACAAGTGTATTTTAAGGCCAGCAAATTATCCTGAGGAACTGCCGGGAAGAGGCAGCACCGTAATATCAAGTGAGAAAGGAAAAATAGGTGTTCTAAACCTTATGGGACGTATATACATGGATAGTATTGATTGTCCGTTTAAAGCAGCCGACAGAGAGCTTGTTGAACTTAAAGCTCAAACAAAGATCATAATTGTAGATATGCATGCTGAGGCAACATCGGAAAAATGTGCTTTAGCATGGCATTTGGACGGCAGGGTAAGTTGTGTTATAGGTACCCATACCCATGTACAGACTGCCGATGAACGAATTTTGCCTTGCGGCACAGCGTTTATTTCAGATGCAGGGATGACTGGCCCTTATGAAGGAATTATAGGAGTGAAACGGGATATAGTGATAAATAAGTTTTTAACCCATATGCCCAACAGATTTGAAATTGCTCAGGGCCCGGTACAATTTAATGCTGTATATATCGAAATTGATGAAATTACAGGGAAGTCAACAAAAATTGAAAGAATAAATACAATACTTGAACAATAAAAAAGGAGGATTTTGTATCCTTTATGTAGAATATAATAATATAAAGATAAAGGGGGTAGCAAATATATGGACATATTAAAGGTATCTGCAAAGTCAAGTCCAAACTCTATTGCAGGAGCGCTTGCAGGTTTTATTAAGGAGAAAGGTGCTGTTGAAATCCAAGCAATAGGTGCCGGAGCATTGAACCAAGCCGTCAAAGCAGTAGCTATAGCAAGAGGTTTTGTTGCCCCGTTAGGAATAGAATTAATATGTATTCCGGCTTTTACTGAGGTTGTGATAGACGGTGAGGAGAAAACAGCAATAAAATTAATTGTTGAACCTAGAAGGGAAAAGTGAGATAAAAATGACCTTATATTATGTAAGGTCATTTTTTTATGAATATTATGTAAACAAAAAATATTATAATGTGATTTATTGCATAATATTTGCCAGTATGATAAAATTTAATTAAAGAAGGGGGGAGTTAGGATAATATGATTAGAAAGAAAAAGATTCTATCATTTTTTATTTTTAGTTTACTTACATGTTATCTATTTACTAATGTTCAAACCATTTTTGCATCACAACAAGATCCCATCACTATATTATTCAACGGTGAAAAACTTTCATTTGACGTAGAACCATATATAAAAGAAGGAAGAACGCTGGTACCTTTCAGAGGAATTCTTGAAGCATTGGGAGCAGAAGTTATTTGGAATCCGGATGAAAGATCAGTAACTGCAAGAAACAGAACTACAGAGATTTACTTGAAAATTGGCTCAAACGAAACTTTGGTAAACGGTTCAAAGGTAATAATTGATGTTCCGGCGGAGATTACCGATTCAAGGACTTTTGTACCTTTAAGGTTTATTTCAGAGAATCTAGGGGCTACTGTTTTATGGGATGGCGCTACAAGAACTGTTTCCATCGAGTATAAGCCGCAAGTCCTTGTGGAAGACCCGGGTAACGGAGAGATTCCGGGCAACAGCGGAGCAATTGGTGTTTTTAATGACGGCGATATAACAATTATTATTGACAAAGTGAAATTTGATTCTTCAGAGAAAAAGTTTTATATATACGGTAGAGCAGACTTTAATGGAAAAAGTGTATTTCTTAGAGTATTCGATTCAACAGGTAATACAAAGATGGCGGAATATGTAAAAATAGAGAACCAAGGAAAACTGAAAAGTTTTGAAGCTGTAGTTATTACGAATAGATCTGAATATTATCCTGAAAGTATATTAATTGATGTTTTTGATGAGAAAGATAATAAATTGAAAATATTAGGAAAAATCATACTGTAATTTATTATTTTGTAGTGTAATTTATTATTCGGGAGGTAATGTTATGATAAAGAAAGGAGTCATTTTAACCTTATTGACCTCATTTGTTTTTTTAATGAATTTCCAGATTTCTTATGCAGATGATGTAAAAATAGTAAGAGAAATAGATGGTTTAAGTGTAACTGAAGATGGTTCCTATAAAGTTAAGTATAATGAAACTAAACCAATATTATTAAAGCAAAATGATTATGTGAAACTAAATATAAAGAAAGACAAGGAAGTAGTTATATTACTGGACGGTTCAGAAATAGAGACTCCCCCAGGCAAACTTCCTCAATCGCCTTTTAAATATGCACTTTTTGCAGGTGCAGAAGAAATAAACGGAAATAAGGATGTATTGATACTTAGAGGAGATCAACTTAGTATTTCAGGATATTCGCATTCAAATGGAAATATTATCGGTGGAATTGGTCCTGGTTCAGCTGTATGTAAATCAGAAGAAGATAAATTAGTAAGTGTTGGAAAAGTCGATATTTCAGGAGCAGGTTTAACAATCAATAAGGAAGAAAATGTTTCTTTAATACCAATGCCGGACTTAAGTGAAAAATTTGCTGTTGATGCTAAGACAGCAGGATCATATTTTTCAACTACCTTTAATCCGAAAACAGGTAAAGAGTATTATAAAGATATTATAGACTCTTCAGGAGAAGGAGTAACAGGTATAATTAAAAGTGAATTTGGTTCTGGTTTAACTTGTACATACACAGGAGATACTTGGGAAATAAACGGTAATTCTTTAGAACTATCAATGAAAAAACCGTTATTTTTTGATGGTAATGTTAAATTTAGTTTAAATAGTATAATAGGAGATGGATTTATTATAGCAACAGGAGATATTTTATTTAATAGCGGTAAAGAAACTAGTTTAGGTTTAGCATTTAACGATGACGGAACTGTTGATTTGGAAAACAGTTCTGAGATAGGTTTTTACTCGGTTTCTGGTAATATCGATTTTAATATGGTATCTGGCGCAAAGTTCAAAGGCATTGTATACGCTCCTGGTACTTTTGTTGAAGACGAAACGGGAAGGTTAATTTTAAAAGGTGGAAAAGTACAAATGAGTACAGACTATTTTGAACTCTATGGCAGTTTAGTAGCTAGTACACTGGAATTGTATGGTAATAAAAAAATTTATTACGTTGAAAATGATTTGAGTGATGAGTTAGAAGATGATACAACAAGTCGTATTGATTTTTCAAATGTACAAAGTGTTGCATTAAAGATAGCTAACGAGTTATCAAAAGGAAAAAATAATGTTAACATGGCAACAATTATATATTCTGATACAGCAGATATATTAGGAAAAGGATTTTATAAGCTTAATAATGAAGACGAATTGAATGAATTATCCGAATTAATAAAAGAATATGAAATAAGAGAAGGTTCAAATTTAGGAGATGGTCTTAGATTAGCATATCATACACTAAAGGAAGGAGCAGCTAAAGATGGAGACGATACATTAAATGAACCTGAAAAGTTTTTAATTGTATTGACGTATAATGAACCTACTAGATATACCGATGTAGATATTTCATATACAGGTGAAATTCCAAGCGGAGATATTCGTATAAAAGAATGTAATATAGAAGAAGCTTTAAACTATGCTGAAAGAGTTGCAGAGGTTATAAAAGAAGAAAGATTTGACAATATATACTTTATAGACCTTGATGCTGATGGTACTTTAAATTCAGTTAAAGAAGTTTTAAAAAAGGCAGGTACAAAAGAGGAGTTTACATATGATCCAAAGGCAGTTGTAGAAGGAACTGCAAAGCAAACCTTTGAAGAAGCATTAGATATTTCGATTCAATCAATACTTAAGGATATAAATTATATACCAATAGTAGAAAAAGTCGAAGTTGCATTTAATGATGATAAATCGCATGTATTGCCTGATTACGTTGAGTTTGTGAAGACTGTAAAAGAACAAATTGAAATAGATGGCGAGAAAAAAATTGTTGAGAAAAAAAGTGATTTTTATTATGATGAAGATACCCGAGAATTAGAACTTATTGAAGATATTATTATTGATTTGTCAAGCGATAAGACCGAAGCTAAGATTGAAGAACTTATCATGTTTGTTAAGTTTAATACTGTAACAAATTCTGAACAATTACCAGAAGATTATATTGAATTTAAAGAAACAGAACTTATTTATACATTTACTTTAGTTGATAGAAATGGCAAAGAGTTAAAAGAATTTATTCATGTACCTGTTGACAAAATGCGTGTTAGAGTTGAGTCAAAAATAGACATAAATTAAATGTTGTAATAAAAATTAATTAACGGTGCTGTCTCAAAGTATTATAAATATTTTGGACAGCACCTTTTTTATTTGAAAATTGATGTTTTATTATCGAGACTAACATTATTTTATAAAAATTTGAAAGGTGTAAAAGAACTGTTTATTAAACTATGCTATATGTTAATTTGTAACCGTCAAATAGATCATCACATAGTAGAATGGTTGCGAAGTTGATACAATCACTGTAAAAAAGAATAAACGGAGTGATTGTATGGACATGGAAAAAGTAACAACTGAACAACAATTATCTAGGTGGGCACAATTAATACAAAACCGGCTTGAAAGTGGGCAAAGTATCAAAGAGTTTTGCCGAACGAATGGAGTAAGCAAAGCTACATACTACTATTGGCAAAAGAAAGTCAGTGAAGCAAAGTGTACAGTAGTTGAAGAAGTAAAAGAACCCAAAATCGAAGTACCAAGTGGATGGATGCAGCTTGCATCGAAACCGGTGTACCCTGCAAAAGCTACACTGGAAATTAAAATTAATGGCTGTAATGTCACTGTAAATACGGAAACAGACTTAGAATTATTGAAAAAAGTTTGCCAGGTGTTGATGTCGTTATGATAAGATGGAATGAAAAACCAGTGTATCTTTGCGGAAGATTAACGGATATGAGGAAATCTATCAACGGATTAATAACACTGGTACAAGAAAGTTTCTCACTTGATCCGTTTATGAATGCACTGTTTGTGTTCTGTAACAGAGGGAGAAACAGGATAAAAATCCTTGAATGGGATGGAGATGGGTTTTGGCTGTACTTTAAGAGGCTAGAACGAGGGAGATTTTGCTGGCCAACAGAAGAAGATTCAACCACAATGCTTCTTGATGTAAACGAATTAGCTTGTCTTATTGATAGTGCCAGATTAGAGAAAAAGCTCAGGAGAAAGGAAGTTTTAGAGCGTCAAATTTCGTAAGAAGAAATTCAAAAAAGAATCAAAAAGCTGGATTTAATGTAATTTTTATGGTAATATTATCCTATGAATAGACAAGAAATTTCAGTAGAAAAATTACTTAATATAATTGAAGAAAAGGAACGAAGGATAGCTGAATTGGAACAACAAGTCCAATGGTTTATGGAACAAATACGCCTTTCAAAGCATAAACAATTCGGTGTATCCAGTGAACAAACAAAGATTGAACAAATCAATCTTTTTAACGAAGAGGAAGAGACTCACAATTTAGCTATTTCCGAGCTACAAAAGATAGAAGTAAAAGCTTATTACCGTAAGAGAACACGTCTAACAACAGATAAACTTCCTGAAGATTTACCGGTGGAGGTAATAGAGCACAAGTTACCCGAAAAGGAATGTATTTGCCCGGAATGCGGTAGTGAATTGCATACAATGGGAAAAGAAACTCGTGATGAGTTGAAGATTATACCTGCAAAAGCGGTAATAGTGCGCCATATTAGGCATGTTTATTCATGCCGGAACTGTGAAAAAACTTCAGACCATACTCCCATTGTAAAGGCAGATATACCGGAACCGGTCATAAAGGGAAGTTTTGCATCACCCGAGACAATTGCCCATATAGCTACACAAAAATTCATGATGGGGTCTCCCTTATATCGTCAGGGGCAGGAATGGAAACAAAATGGCATTGAGATATCAAGGCAGACAATGTCAAATTGGTTGATAAAAGCCTGTGAGAATTGGCTGGAACCGATATATGAGGAGATGAAGAAACGGCTGTGCGAGCATGAGGTACTGCATGCAGATGAAACAGTGGTACAGGTGCTAAAAGAACCAGGGAAGGCGGCACAGTCGAAGAGTTACATGTGGCTGTACCGAACGAGCGGGGAGGCAAAACATCAGATAATACTTTATGACTACCAGCCGGACAGAAAACATATACATCCGGAGGAATTTCTAAAAGAATTTAGTGGATATTTACATGCAGACGGATATAGCGGGTATTACAAGCTGCCCGAAAAAATTACTGTAATAGGTTGTTGGGCCCATGTACGGCGAAAGTTTTTTGAAGCGATGGAAGCCCTGCCCAAAGAAAAGCAAGCAACATCTAATGCAGCGAAGGGAGTAACATATTGTGATAAACTGTTTCATTTAGAGAAACAGTTTGCATTGCTGTGCCCGGAAAACCGGTTAGAAGGAAGAAAGAAGCAATCAAAGCCTCTTATAGATGAATTTTATGATTGGATAAAAAAATTAAATGTACTTCCCAAAACCCATCTGGGGAAAGCAGTACAATATGCGCAGTCCCAGCGAAAATATCTTGAGAGGTATATACTGGATGGACGATTAGAGATATCCAATAACCGTGCAGAGCGAAGTATAAAGCCTTTCGTAATCGGACGCAAGAATTGGCTTTTCAGTAATACGCCAGGTGGTGCGAGAGCGAGCGCGGTGTATTACAGTCTTATTGAAACAGCAAAAGAGAACGGATTGAATCCTTTTGAGTATTTGTCATGGATATTTAGTCAAGCCCCTAATCTAGGGAAACCTGGTTATGTGAGCACATTTGCTGATTTTCTGCCTGGTAGCAGAAAAATACCTGCTAAGGTGTTTATACCGCAATCCAAAAGAACAGAGCCTGAGAAATATGCCTGGGAGGAAGACGAATGAAAGTTGGAAAACATACGATATTTATGATCAAATTTATCACGGATTTTATTAATGGTGAAATAGAACGTTATTTTTTTGATTTGGATTATTCTGGTTAATGTAATAGAGCATTTTCCCTGCATGGAGCATGAGAACAGCGAATTAGCGGAAAGATTTGCTGATACTGTAGATCAGGCATATGAACTCGGAACATCTCTTGGTTTGTCGGATGAAGAGTTCAGGATGGAAATTGCCAATGCTTTCAATGAATGGTTGGGTGAAAAAAGACCCAACTTAATTTAGATGCACATAGGTTGTAAAAATTAAGGATTAAGTTTTTGGTTGAAAAAGTTTTATCGATTTACAAAACTTTTCCAACCATTTTTATTAATGATTGTGTCATTCATGTGCGGGCTTGTTTGACGCTTACTATTATCTGGTAATAAACATAAAGCCCCATATATTTTGAGAAATATGGGGCAAAAATTTTATTATTTTGATTTAACATAACCTTCGGCTTTTAAAAGCTCTGCAATTAGGATTGCACCGCCAGCTGCGCCTCTTACTGTGTTGTGGGACAGACATACAAATTTATAGTCGAAAATGATATCTTCTCTAAGTCTTCCGATGGTAACGCCCATTCCGTTTTCATAGTCTCTGTCAAGTCTTGTCTGGGGTCTGTTGTCTTCAGTCATATATTTCAGGAATTGTTTTGGTGCACTTGGAAGTCCAAGAGTCTGAGGTTTGCCTTTAAAGCTTTCCCAGAGAGAAAGGATTTCATCCTTTGAAGGTTTCTTGTCAAAGGAGACGAATACTGCTGCCATATGTCCGTCTAATGTAGGAACACGAATACATTGAGTTGTTATTATTGGAGATTTGGCTTTAACAATTTCACTGCCTTCAACTGTTCCCCATATTTTTAGAGGTTCCTGTTCACTCTTTTCTTCTTCACCGCCGATATACGGAATAATATTGTCTATCATTTCAGGCCAGTCATTGAAAGTTTTGCCGGCACCGGAAATAGCCTGGTATGTGCAAGCTGTAACTTTGTTGATGCCAAATTGTCTTAAAGGATGTAACGCAGGTACATAGCTCTGTATGGAACAGTTGGGTTTAACTGCAATAAAACCGTTCTTTACTCCTAATCGTTTTCTTTGGCTTTCTATTACATCAAGATGTGAATCGTTTAACTCAGGAATAACCATAGGAACATCAGGAGTCCAACGATGTGCAGAATTATTGGATACTACCGGGGTGTCTGTCTTTGCATATGCTTCTTCAAGGGCTTTAATTTCATCTTTTTTCATATCTACAGCACAAAATACAAAGTCAACATCCTTTGCAACATCTTCAACATCTGAGGCATTTTTAACAATAATATTTTTAACCTTTTCCGGAATCGGAGCATTAAGTTTCCATCTTCCTTCTACAGCTTCTGAATAAGTTCTGCCGGAAGATTTTTCACTGGCAGCTATTGATACTACTTCAAACCAGGGATGGTTTTCCAAAAGAGTAATAAACCTTTGACCTACCATTCCTGTTCCTCCGACTATACCGACTTTTAATTTATTGCTCATAATTTACTCACTCCTATACTTTATTAAAGTTTTATACATCAGGTCTAATACTGTTTTATTGACACTAATTATTTCAATAAGTCATGTGTGTTTGTGTATTTAACTGAAAAATACTTATAAAACTTCAATTAAGGCATCTGTTTGTTATTAAATAATTATGTATGTACACGTACGAAGAACAAATGTGTTTGTATGGTGTAATTTTAGCAAAAAGTTGTTCAATTGACAATAGATTTGTAAAATTTAATTTTTAATATCCCGATATTTATTGTGATAATTTACGGTACATTTATATATATTAAGAAAAATATCAGGAATTGTTAAGCATAAAATATTGGATATTTATTAGATATATACATTAAATAAATAATGCTTATGTGGTGCTAAAGAGGACTATTTTTTTATGCCTTGCTAAATGGCCCTGTTATATATTATAGAGAAGAATAAAATAATATGAGAATTTTTGGATTAAATTTTTTGCCGATATCTTTTTGCTCTAACGTATATAAAAAAGCGATATTTGCTGGATAAAATAAAAAAAGAATAAAGCTTCTTGATTAAAATTGGATAAAAATAGATCATAAGATTTTGAAATAAAAAATAATATAATGAATTGTTTTTTCTCTAAAATAAACTTAAGATATTATTGTATTTGAATCTAATGCTACTGGATTAATTCTTATCAAAAGAATAATCATAAGATTTTGATATAGATATTAGTCTAAGGTTTATAAATATTCTTATATAAATTACGGATGTAATGATAAAAGACTAAGTATAATAAGTTTCTATTTTATTTTAATCGACACAACAGGAGATGATTTAATGGAAAACCAACAGGTTTTAAACAAACGAATTACTCTTTTTGCACTGGTATGGCCTATTCTGATAGAAACATTTTTGAGAATGTTTTTTGGTACTATTGATACATTTATGCTCAGTAGCTATTCCGATTCTGCTGTAGCAGGCGTTGGATCCGCAAATCAATATGTATCTATATTGATATTACTGTTTCAAATAGTTGCGGGAGGTGCTGGGATAGTAATATCTCAGTATCTTGGAGCCAAAAATGAAAAGAAAGCTTCTTATGCAGCATTGGTGGCTATTTTGTTCAACCTGCTTTTAGGTATAATGATAAGCATTTTAATGTTTGCCTTTTCGGGAAAAATACTCAGACTAATGAATTTTGAGGAAAGTGTATACCGATTTTCAAAGGAATATTTGATTATAATTGGCTCATTTTCTTTTGTAAATGCTGTGAGCATGACGATGTCAGCTATCCTGCGAAGCCATGGATACGTAAAGTACCCTATGTTTGTAAATATGGGGTCTAATATTCTCAATATTATCGGAAATGCAATTTTTATTTACGGTCTGTTTGGAGTACCGGTATTGGGAGTTAAAGGGGTTGCTATTTCTACAATTAGCAGTCAGGTTATCGGACTGTCGGTTATGTTTATCGTATTGAAAAGAAATGTCGGACTTAATTTTTCGGTTCCGGAACTAATAAAGATTCCTAAGGAAGAAATTGTTGAGATTTTAAAGAATATTTTTAAGATTGGCGGTCCATCAGCAGGGGAGACATTATCCTATAATATTGCACAGATTGTTGTAACATCTTTTATATCGGCTATGGAAGTTTATGCACTGACCGCAAGATTTTATGTTTATAATTTAATGTTTTATATTATGATGTTTGGATTGGCGACAGCACAGGCCACACAGATTATTATCGGCCACCTTGTCGGTGCCGGGAAAAAAGATGAGGCATATAAGGCATGCCTTCGCAGTCTTAAATTGGCAGCTATTGTATCTTTTTCTGTAGCTATAGTGTTTGCGCTGTTTGGAAAAAATCTCTTGGGCATATTTACTGATGATATGAATATTATCCAATTGGGTGGGAAATTGTTTCTGATTACTATTATTTTAGAACCCGGAAGAACTTTCAATCTGGTTCTTGGTCATGCCCTTAAGGGGACCGGTGATGCGAAATATACCATGTATATGGGCTTGATATCAATGTGGCTTGTAATGGTCTTAATGTCTTACGTATTAGGTATAAAAATGAGCTTAGGTCTTGTTGGAGTATGGATAGCCTTTGCTTCCGATGAGTGGATAAGAGGCATTATGATGCTTAAAAGATGGAAATCAAGGGCATGGGAGCAAAAGGCAGTTATTTCGAGACAATCAAGTGCTGTTGAAAAAGATGATGAATATTTGCAAACAGCAAATTAATGCTTAATAAAGTATTAAAAGTAAGTTAGTTTAGGGCATGGAAATATGCTTTTTTGAAAATTAAAATTTATTAAAAAATCAAATAAAAAGAAAAAACGGTTGCTGAATTTTATGTTAATTTTTTTTACCATAAAATTTAAAATGTGTAACCGTTTTTTTTTGCGCTTAATATAATGGTAATATAAACAGCCGAAAGATAAAAAACGGGAGATTAACATACCGATTATGTGGTTATTTCATATAAGTTATAGTTAAAAGGAGGTTTTATTATGTCTGGTCATGAATATAAACATGGACCTAAGATTGAAGCAGGTCAGATATTAAATCCTGACTGTTTTCCACCACCAAATGAATTGGTTTGCATACAAGTACCGAAGATATTTGACCAAGTTGCATTAAGAGAATGTGTGACAAGATCGATAAAAATCAGAAAGTGCGGTCCGGAACCCCATGGACCGATACACGGCCCTTCTCCTGTAGATTTTGAAGGGGTAACTGATTTTGATATAGTCGAAATAAAAGTTGTATCCAAAACCGATTCTTTAACAAGGGCAGGGTTTAAAAAATTAAAATTGATGGTGAAAATTGGATACAAGATTCACTATTCAATTGGTGACACATCGGAAATTGAATATGATGAGGCTGTTTTCAATCTTACAGTTAACGAAATATACTGCCCGAGTTGTGTAGCACAGATAGGTGTAATCAAGGCAAAAGATTGTCCGGATATTCACGGCGATAAGAATAAGACTGCTGATGTTGATGGTACGTTCATTAAGGTAGAAGCCCTTGCAGAAGCATTTAATGATGCTTATCATCCGGAAACAGGTATATTAACCTTTGATATCGGTGCATTCTTTATAGTAAAATGTGAATGTGTTGTTCAGCTGTTGATACCTTCATACGGTTATTGCCCTGTTCCTCCGGAACAAGTTAACCCTGCTGCACAGAACTGCAGGACATTTAACGATAGAACCAAGACACCGTTCCCAACTAAATTCTTCCCGGATCAAAAGTGGAATCCTTTAGACAGAAATGAATAACTTAAATAAAAAAACATGCAGATCTGCTTTCCGGCAGGTCTGCATGTTTTATGCCGACTTTCGTATGAAAATAGTAAAAGCGAGATGCTCGATAACATCGAAAAGGTCATAAGTTGGAAATTTGGAGTGGAAAAGTATGGTGAATTATTATGTGGCGTTAGAATCAAGGACCCATGCCTTTTTGTTGGAACGCAGAA
It includes:
- a CDS encoding TIGR00282 family metallophosphoesterase translates to MNILFIGDIVGNPGRKAAKEMIQKLKKERNIDFCIANGENSAGGSGITYVVAQELYKSGVDVITLGNHTWSKREITNFIDSDKCILRPANYPEELPGRGSTVISSEKGKIGVLNLMGRIYMDSIDCPFKAADRELVELKAQTKIIIVDMHAEATSEKCALAWHLDGRVSCVIGTHTHVQTADERILPCGTAFISDAGMTGPYEGIIGVKRDIVINKFLTHMPNRFEIAQGPVQFNAVYIEIDEITGKSTKIERINTILEQ
- a CDS encoding stage V sporulation protein S, with amino-acid sequence MDILKVSAKSSPNSIAGALAGFIKEKGAVEIQAIGAGALNQAVKAVAIARGFVAPLGIELICIPAFTEVVIDGEEKTAIKLIVEPRREK
- a CDS encoding copper amine oxidase N-terminal domain-containing protein codes for the protein MIRKKKILSFFIFSLLTCYLFTNVQTIFASQQDPITILFNGEKLSFDVEPYIKEGRTLVPFRGILEALGAEVIWNPDERSVTARNRTTEIYLKIGSNETLVNGSKVIIDVPAEITDSRTFVPLRFISENLGATVLWDGATRTVSIEYKPQVLVEDPGNGEIPGNSGAIGVFNDGDITIIIDKVKFDSSEKKFYIYGRADFNGKSVFLRVFDSTGNTKMAEYVKIENQGKLKSFEAVVITNRSEYYPESILIDVFDEKDNKLKILGKIIL
- a CDS encoding VWA domain-containing protein, with translation MIKKGVILTLLTSFVFLMNFQISYADDVKIVREIDGLSVTEDGSYKVKYNETKPILLKQNDYVKLNIKKDKEVVILLDGSEIETPPGKLPQSPFKYALFAGAEEINGNKDVLILRGDQLSISGYSHSNGNIIGGIGPGSAVCKSEEDKLVSVGKVDISGAGLTINKEENVSLIPMPDLSEKFAVDAKTAGSYFSTTFNPKTGKEYYKDIIDSSGEGVTGIIKSEFGSGLTCTYTGDTWEINGNSLELSMKKPLFFDGNVKFSLNSIIGDGFIIATGDILFNSGKETSLGLAFNDDGTVDLENSSEIGFYSVSGNIDFNMVSGAKFKGIVYAPGTFVEDETGRLILKGGKVQMSTDYFELYGSLVASTLELYGNKKIYYVENDLSDELEDDTTSRIDFSNVQSVALKIANELSKGKNNVNMATIIYSDTADILGKGFYKLNNEDELNELSELIKEYEIREGSNLGDGLRLAYHTLKEGAAKDGDDTLNEPEKFLIVLTYNEPTRYTDVDISYTGEIPSGDIRIKECNIEEALNYAERVAEVIKEERFDNIYFIDLDADGTLNSVKEVLKKAGTKEEFTYDPKAVVEGTAKQTFEEALDISIQSILKDINYIPIVEKVEVAFNDDKSHVLPDYVEFVKTVKEQIEIDGEKKIVEKKSDFYYDEDTRELELIEDIIIDLSSDKTEAKIEELIMFVKFNTVTNSEQLPEDYIEFKETELIYTFTLVDRNGKELKEFIHVPVDKMRVRVESKIDIN
- the tnpA gene encoding IS66 family insertion sequence element accessory protein TnpA, producing the protein MDMEKVTTEQQLSRWAQLIQNRLESGQSIKEFCRTNGVSKATYYYWQKKVSEAKCTVVEEVKEPKIEVPSGWMQLASKPVYPAKATLEIKINGCNVTVNTETDLELLKKVCQVLMSL
- the tnpB gene encoding IS66 family insertion sequence element accessory protein TnpB (TnpB, as the term is used for proteins encoded by IS66 family insertion elements, is considered an accessory protein, since TnpC, encoded by a neighboring gene, is a DDE family transposase.) produces the protein MIRWNEKPVYLCGRLTDMRKSINGLITLVQESFSLDPFMNALFVFCNRGRNRIKILEWDGDGFWLYFKRLERGRFCWPTEEDSTTMLLDVNELACLIDSARLEKKLRRKEVLERQIS
- the tnpC gene encoding IS66 family transposase yields the protein MNRQEISVEKLLNIIEEKERRIAELEQQVQWFMEQIRLSKHKQFGVSSEQTKIEQINLFNEEEETHNLAISELQKIEVKAYYRKRTRLTTDKLPEDLPVEVIEHKLPEKECICPECGSELHTMGKETRDELKIIPAKAVIVRHIRHVYSCRNCEKTSDHTPIVKADIPEPVIKGSFASPETIAHIATQKFMMGSPLYRQGQEWKQNGIEISRQTMSNWLIKACENWLEPIYEEMKKRLCEHEVLHADETVVQVLKEPGKAAQSKSYMWLYRTSGEAKHQIILYDYQPDRKHIHPEEFLKEFSGYLHADGYSGYYKLPEKITVIGCWAHVRRKFFEAMEALPKEKQATSNAAKGVTYCDKLFHLEKQFALLCPENRLEGRKKQSKPLIDEFYDWIKKLNVLPKTHLGKAVQYAQSQRKYLERYILDGRLEISNNRAERSIKPFVIGRKNWLFSNTPGGARASAVYYSLIETAKENGLNPFEYLSWIFSQAPNLGKPGYVSTFADFLPGSRKIPAKVFIPQSKRTEPEKYAWEEDE
- the asd gene encoding aspartate-semialdehyde dehydrogenase; protein product: MSNKLKVGIVGGTGMVGQRFITLLENHPWFEVVSIAASEKSSGRTYSEAVEGRWKLNAPIPEKVKNIIVKNASDVEDVAKDVDFVFCAVDMKKDEIKALEEAYAKTDTPVVSNNSAHRWTPDVPMVIPELNDSHLDVIESQRKRLGVKNGFIAVKPNCSIQSYVPALHPLRQFGINKVTACTYQAISGAGKTFNDWPEMIDNIIPYIGGEEEKSEQEPLKIWGTVEGSEIVKAKSPIITTQCIRVPTLDGHMAAVFVSFDKKPSKDEILSLWESFKGKPQTLGLPSAPKQFLKYMTEDNRPQTRLDRDYENGMGVTIGRLREDIIFDYKFVCLSHNTVRGAAGGAILIAELLKAEGYVKSK